In Spirosoma pollinicola, the genomic window CAGTTGCATAAGCGCTAATTCAGCCTTTAGCATACGAACGTATTGTCGAATCAAACCGGAAACATCGCCGTCGGGTTGTGGTGCCGCCAGCTGCTGCTCCACAGCCCGGCCCAGCTGAACTACCTCAAGTAAGCCAAATACCTCAAAGGACGCTTTTTGCGAATGGATGATGCGACGAAGGGCGCCCAGGTCATTTTCGGTCAAAGCCTGCTCCAGGGCCAACATCTCGCCCGGTGTCTGAGCGAGCACTAACGCCAGTAACTCAAGGGCTAACGCCTGCTCATGGTCCACCGCTTGTAAGAATACCGCCCATTGAAAACATGGGCCTGGCTCGACCGAATCAATTACCCCCAAACCGCCCGGTGCTGACAAGGTGGCGTACTCGGCTGTACCCATTGGGCTGTTTGGGGGTTGTGTCGGCGGAAGATGTTTAGGGCAATTGGTGACGTTCATTAGACTACGTAGTTTTAATAGTAAGCTTAGAGTCAGGATGCGCTCACGCGCTCCCCAGCAGCTAGCAGCGATCGATTACGGGATAGACTTACCTGTTGGAAGGATTGCTTCAACAGTTCCAATTTTGGGGGTTTACTCACGTATTCATTCATACCCGCTTCCAGACAAAGGCCCCGGTCTTCCTGCATCGCATTCGCCGTCAGGGCGATG contains:
- a CDS encoding Hpt domain-containing protein translates to MNVTNCPKHLPPTQPPNSPMGTAEYATLSAPGGLGVIDSVEPGPCFQWAVFLQAVDHEQALALELLALVLAQTPGEMLALEQALTENDLGALRRIIHSQKASFEVFGLLEVVQLGRAVEQQLAAPQPDGDVSGLIRQYVRMLKAELALMQLVLQTTQEW